The following proteins are co-located in the Primulina tabacum isolate GXHZ01 chromosome 11, ASM2559414v2, whole genome shotgun sequence genome:
- the LOC142519101 gene encoding uncharacterized protein LOC142519101 isoform X1, giving the protein MCVNDEPHDIQIPHGFFPVSSQFDSFSKITIYFFLSIYVEIDRHNKTIPKKVEKFQETHLYLSSSKGMDLKVHENPEPIKDFDEKIEPEEMLDELWFFGNLLHCNNFRMFRSFSEPCTSSNHCSKEIFGEKSYEETYESIKKLTGNGESLRFNLVKAPSLPASMKERINESCAAKWGTDPGRSKSSRRILSTNLGRAPSLPTSLRTDEFQDEEVEFSMGKLIRQASMKNSDTMTHVKGVSPSSGIKRHQPRKKPERDIIKMESLEEIRTQPMMKQLRKQKSASIMGSKKMQDFGYDIKKKDILNHHKISIIPGLPEKHPLYLSEARGTHSSVPPVPKWGGNKSTEAMKEQIKFWARAVASNVCCNVASELNLYQESVASPP; this is encoded by the exons ATGTGTGTCAATGATGAACCACATGACATCCAAATCCCACATGGTTTCTTCCCAGTCAGCAGCCAATTTGACAGCTTTTCGAAGATAACCATATATTTCTTTTTGTCAATTTATGTGGAAATAGATAGACACAACAAAACCATACCCAAAAAGGTTGAGAAATTTCAAGAAACGCACCTCTATTTATCTTCATCAAAAGGTATGGATcttaaagttcatgaaaatcCAGAGCCCATCAAAGATTTTGATGAGAAGATAGAGCCCGAGGAGATGTTGGATGAATTGTGGTTCTTTGGAAACTTGCTTCACTGTAATAACTTTAGGATGTTTCGAAGTTTTTCTGAACCTTGCACTTCGTCAAACCATTGCAGTAAAGAGATCTTTGGTGAAAAGTCATATGAGGAAACCTATGAATCGATCAAGAAACTAACTGGGAACGGTGAATCCCTGAGGTTTAATCTGGTAAAGGCTCCATCTCTGCCAGCTTCCATGAAAGAAAGAATCAATGAAAGCTGTGCCGCAAAATGGGGTACAGATCCTGGAAGAAGCAAATCCAGCAGGAGAATTTTGTCAACGAATTTAGGTCGCGCCCCATCTCTGCCCACGAGTTTGAGAACCGACGAGTTTCAAGATGAAGAGGTTGAATTTTCTATGGGGAAACTGATCAGGCAAGCTTCTATGAAAAATTCGGACACTATGACACATGTAAag GGCGTGTCACCAAGTTCTGGCATAAAAAGGCATCAACCAAGAAAGAAACCGGAGAGAGATATCATAAAAATGGAGAGCTTAGAGGAGATTAGAACTCAACCAATGATGAAGCAGCTCAGGAAACAGAAGAGTGCCAGTATTATGGGATCCAAAAAAATGCAAGATTTTGGCTATGATATTAAGAAAAAAGACATATTGAATCATCACAAAATTAGCATAATTCCAGGCTTGCCAGAGAAACACCCGCTTTATCTTTCTGAGGCACGGGGGACGCATAGTTCTGTTCCGCCGGTTCCCAAATGGGGTGGAAACAAATCAACAGAAGCCATGAAAGAACAGATCAAGTTCTGGGCCAGAGCTGTGGCTTCTAAT GTGTGTTGTAATGTGGCATCGGAGCTGAATTTGTATCAAGAAAGTGTAGCATCACCACCATGA
- the LOC142519101 gene encoding uncharacterized protein LOC142519101 isoform X2, which yields MCVNDEPHDIQIPHGFFPVSSQFDSFSKITIYFFLSIYVEIDRHNKTIPKKVEKFQETHLYLSSSKGMDLKVHENPEPIKDFDEKIEPEEMLDELWFFGNLLHCNNFRMFRSFSEPCTSSNHCSKEIFGEKSYEETYESIKKLTGNGESLRFNLVKAPSLPASMKERINESCAAKWGTDPGRSKSSRRILSTNLGRAPSLPTSLRTDEFQDEEVEFSMGKLIRQASMKNSDTMTHVKGVSPSSGIKRHQPRKKPERDIIKMESLEEIRTQPMMKQLRKQKSASIMGSKKMQDFGYDIKKKDILNHHKISIIPGLPEKHPLYLSEARGTHSSVPPVPKWGGNKSTEAMKEQIKFWARAVASNVHQEC from the exons ATGTGTGTCAATGATGAACCACATGACATCCAAATCCCACATGGTTTCTTCCCAGTCAGCAGCCAATTTGACAGCTTTTCGAAGATAACCATATATTTCTTTTTGTCAATTTATGTGGAAATAGATAGACACAACAAAACCATACCCAAAAAGGTTGAGAAATTTCAAGAAACGCACCTCTATTTATCTTCATCAAAAGGTATGGATcttaaagttcatgaaaatcCAGAGCCCATCAAAGATTTTGATGAGAAGATAGAGCCCGAGGAGATGTTGGATGAATTGTGGTTCTTTGGAAACTTGCTTCACTGTAATAACTTTAGGATGTTTCGAAGTTTTTCTGAACCTTGCACTTCGTCAAACCATTGCAGTAAAGAGATCTTTGGTGAAAAGTCATATGAGGAAACCTATGAATCGATCAAGAAACTAACTGGGAACGGTGAATCCCTGAGGTTTAATCTGGTAAAGGCTCCATCTCTGCCAGCTTCCATGAAAGAAAGAATCAATGAAAGCTGTGCCGCAAAATGGGGTACAGATCCTGGAAGAAGCAAATCCAGCAGGAGAATTTTGTCAACGAATTTAGGTCGCGCCCCATCTCTGCCCACGAGTTTGAGAACCGACGAGTTTCAAGATGAAGAGGTTGAATTTTCTATGGGGAAACTGATCAGGCAAGCTTCTATGAAAAATTCGGACACTATGACACATGTAAag GGCGTGTCACCAAGTTCTGGCATAAAAAGGCATCAACCAAGAAAGAAACCGGAGAGAGATATCATAAAAATGGAGAGCTTAGAGGAGATTAGAACTCAACCAATGATGAAGCAGCTCAGGAAACAGAAGAGTGCCAGTATTATGGGATCCAAAAAAATGCAAGATTTTGGCTATGATATTAAGAAAAAAGACATATTGAATCATCACAAAATTAGCATAATTCCAGGCTTGCCAGAGAAACACCCGCTTTATCTTTCTGAGGCACGGGGGACGCATAGTTCTGTTCCGCCGGTTCCCAAATGGGGTGGAAACAAATCAACAGAAGCCATGAAAGAACAGATCAAGTTCTGGGCCAGAGCTGTGGCTTCTAATGTGCACCAGGAATGTTAG
- the LOC142518485 gene encoding uncharacterized protein LOC142518485: MRHILKEDYLDFVLVPTGLLIMLGFHVWQIEAKERGQAVAVIGASVSAATCLASISLALSSVIRTWFGSSNRNDLTVRSFIHANFLISIPNCQVPVAAVETAVTKASNFWVVGLRSLYFATNLLPWTYGRTILLQ; the protein is encoded by the exons ATGAGGCACATATTGAAGGAAGATTACTTGGATTTTGTTTTGGTTCCAACTGGTTTACTCATCATGCTTGGATTCCATGTGTGG CAAATTGAAGCCAAGGAGAGAGGACAAGCAGTAGCCGTAATTGGAGCAAGCGTATCTGCAGCAACTTGCTTGGCTTCAATCTCACTTGCTTTAAGCTCTGTAATACGAACATGGTTCGGAAGCTCTAACCGCAACGATCTC ACAGTGAGGAGTTTTATACATGCTAATTTTCTTATATCCATACCAAACTGTCAGGTTCCTGTTGCAGCTGTGGAGACTGCTGTCACAAAAGCAAGTAATTTCTGGGTTGTTGGTTTGAGATCACTCTATTTTGCTACCAATTTGCTGCCCTGGACTTACGGGAGGACAATATTACTCCAGTAG
- the LOC142519259 gene encoding uncharacterized protein LOC142519259: protein MEGWKEDYLDIVLVPLGILLMLFYHLFLLYRYLKCPHTTDIGYENHTKRAWVERMYLAEAKDRGPAISVISSNITAATALSSVCLVLSSVIGTWIGSSASKNISIFTNKLVYGSTSPSTLFIKFVSLLSCFLVAFACFVQTAKYFVHANFLISMPNNDIPVTCVVKEVIKGSNYWLTGIRSLFLATNLLLWIFGPIPMFCCSVIMVVVLVIIDRNTTPLHQYAPVGQSHDLSNKIDNGENAVANAF from the exons ATGGAGGGTTGGAAGGAGGATTACCTGGATATTGTCTTAGTTCCACTTGGGATTCTCCTCATGCTTTTTTATCATCTCTTCCTTCTCTACAGATACCTGAAATGTCCTCACACCACAGACATTGGATACGAGAATCATACTAAGAGAGCTTGGGTTGAAAGAATGTACCTG GCGGAAGCGAAGGACAGAGGGCCTGCAATATCAGTGATCAGCAGTAACATAACAGCAGCTACAGCACTTTCGTCAGTCTGTCTAGTACTCAGTTCGGTAATCGGAACATGGATCGGGAGCTCTGCCTCGAAGAACATAAGTATCTTCACAAATAAATTGGTATACGGAAGTACAAGTCCGTCCACGTTGTTCATCAAGTTCGTATCTCTACTTTCTTGTTTCTTGGTGGCCTTCGCCTGTTTTGTTCAAACAGCAAAGTACTTTGTTCATGCGAATTTCCTCATCAGCATGCCGAATAACGACATTCCGGTGACTTGCGTGGTAAAAGAGGTGATAAAGGGGAGCAACTATTGGTTGACTGGGATAAGATCACTGTTTTTAGCCACCAATTTGCTGCTATGGATCTTCGGTCCCATACCGATGTTTTGCTGCTCGGTGATTATGGTGGTGGTGttggttattattgatcggaaCACGACACCTCTGCATCAGTATGCTCCTGTTGGACAAAGCCATGATTTGTCCAACAAGATTGATAATGGAGAAAACGCCGTCGCTAATGCATTTTAG
- the LOC142518486 gene encoding uncharacterized protein LOC142518486 — translation MRKYFALWAQLIGNNETDLGWDHNKMTVQADNSWWEDKIKENPEYAKFRYSGPKNLDLLENIFKGSIATGYAAIAPSDDQPIHNNFNDDTNDWDVQLDGEFQSDVYINIESQ, via the exons atgagaaaatattttgcacTGTGGGCACAACTTATTGGAAATAATGAGACTGACCTTGGTTGGGATCATAACAAGATGACCGTGCAAGCTGATAATAGTTGGTGGGAGGATAAGATTAAG GAAAATCCCGAGTATGCAAAGTTTAGATATAGTGGACCCaagaatttagatttattggaaaatatatttaaagGTTCCATAGCAACTGGCTATGCTGCAATAGCACCATCAGATGATCAACCAATTCATAATAACTTCAACGATGATACAAATGATTGGGATGTTCAGTTAGATGGAGAGTTTCAAAGTGATGTTTATATTAATATTGAAAGCCAATAA